The Streptosporangiales bacterium DNA window CCGACCACCCGGATCGGATCTATCGGATCGACATCGAACAAACCGTGACCATCAGCATCTCCAGGCACAACTCATGATCTCGCGAAACCCGCCACGATCAGCGGAACCCAACTGGCGTGTTACTGACCCACGCTCCTAGGAAGATGCGGTCCGGAACCGGGCCCTGAGCGCCGCGAACGAAACTCCTTGAACCTCGCTGAGAGCACGTACATGTAGTCGAGGATCGCCTCACACAGCTCCAGTGCGTCCCTGGACTCCTCACGGCTAACGGGAACGTCCGTGAAGTGGGCGCCCTGATTCCGAAGTGCGCGTAGCTCTTGCGCCCATTCCAGCAAGCGAGGATCCACCAAGCCATCGGTGCTCATCTTTTTCAGACTCGCGTAAAGCGGTTCAGCGGATGAGTTGGAGTCGTGGCACCTGGCTAGGTCTCAAGGCGGTGGCCTGGCACTCGCTCGATGCGTGTCCAGCCCTTCCAGCCCCGTTCCTCCAGGAGTGTCAGCAGACGTTCGGCGGCGGGGGCTGACTCGGCCATGGTCACGTCCAGGAGATCGACCATCTGGTCGTCGAACCAGTCGTCGTCCATGCCCCCGGACTCGAACGCCCGCGTCAAGATGCGGTCCATGATGTCGGCGAGCTCGACGACGAGCGGGTCGTCGGCGGTCCAGTCGAGTGCTCCGCTGACGAGGCTGTAGAGCCTCACCATGTCCGGGTCGTTCAGGTCTTCGTGCTTGCCGGCGATGATGGCGTCGATCTGGTCGGTGTCCTGGGCGGCGACCACAATCCAGGCGTCGCGCTCCTTCTCGATGTAGCGTTCCTCGACGCCGAGTTCGCGCAGCCGGTCGAGGTAGCCCACCACGCTCACCGGGAGCGCCAGCTGTTCTCCGGCTGCGAGCCGTGCGAGCCGTTTGCGGGTGTCCTGCAGTCGCCGGACCTCGGCGCGCAGCCGCGTGTCGATCTCGCGCACCTCCTCGGCGAAATCCTCCGGCGCGGCGTCGAGGAAGTCTTCCACCTGGGCCAGCGGCACTCCGGCGCTGGCGAGGACGTGAATCCGGATCAACCGCACCACCGCCGCCGCGTCGTAGCTGCGGTACCCGGATCGGTCGCGCTCGGGCTCGGGCAGCAGCCCGATCTTGTGGTAATGCCGGACCGCAGCCACGGTCACCCCGGCGTACGCGGCGAGCTGGCTGATGGTGAGCATGCCTTCCACCCTGCCTCAGGCGATCTTGCGGCGAAAGGCGACTATCGCGAAAACGTACGCGACGACGAGGATGCCGACGCACCAGACCAGCGCGACCCAGATGTCGCCGCTCACCGGCCGCCCGGCGAACAGGCCGCGGATCGTGTTCACGATCGAAGTGACCGGCTGGTGCTCGGCGAACCAGCGCACCGGCCCCGGCATGGACTCGGTGGGCACGAAGGCGGAGCTGAGGAACGGCAGGAAGATGAGCGGGTAGGAGAATGCGCCGGCGCCGTCCACGGACTTCGCGGTGAGGCCGGGGATCACGGCAAGCCAGGTCAACGCGAGGGTGAACAGAACCAGGATGCCGATCACTGCCAGCCACGCGGCCACGCTCGCTCCGGTGCGGAAACCCATGAGGAGGGCGACCCCCGTGACGAGGACGAGCGAGAGCAGGTTGGCGACGAGAGAGGTCAGCACATGCGACCACAGGGCTGCGGAGCGGGCGATCGGCATGGAGTGGAATCTGTCGAAGATGCCTCCTTGCATGTCGCCCCAGAGCCGGTACGCGGTGTAGGAGATGCCGGAGGCGATCGTGATGAGCAGGATGCCGGGAAGCATGTAGTCGATGTACGAGGCCGCGGCGGATGCCGGGCCGGTGTCGATCGCGCCGCCGAGAACGTAGACGAACAACAGCATGATCGCGATCGGCATGATCGCGGTCGTGATGATCGTGTCGGGACTGCGTGTGACGTGCTTCAACGACCGGCCGGTCAGGGTGGCGGTGTCTGCGAAGAAATGGGTGGCCATGATCGTTCCTACTGCTTTCCCGAATCCGTGGAGCGGGCATTCCCGCTTGTGCCTTGGGTGCCGTCGTCGCCGACGAGGGCGAGGAAGACGTCCTCCAGGGACGGCTGCTTCTCGACGTACTCGACCTTCGCCGGCGGGAGCAGCTGCTTCAGCTCGTCCAGGGTGCCGTTCACGATGATCCGCCCCTGATGCAGGATCGCGATCCGGTTGGCGAGTTCTTCCGCCTCGTCCAGATACTGCGTGGTCAGCAGCACCGTCGTCCCACTGGCCGCGAGCTTCTCGACCGTCTTCCACACCTCGATCCGCGCCTCCGGGTCCAAACCCGCCGTCGGCTCGTCGAGGAAGATGACCGGCGGGTTGCCGATCAGGCTCATCGCGATGTCCAGCCGGCGGCGCATCCCCCCGGAGTAGGTGGCGACCTTCCGACCGCCGGCGTCGGTTAGGGAGAACCGGGCGAGCAGCTCGTCCGCGATCCCGCCGGGATCATTCAGGTGCCGGAGCTTGGCGACCAGGATGAGGTTCTCCCGCCCGCTGAGGATCTCGTCGACGGCGGCGAACTGCCCGGTGAGACTGATCGACTCGCGCACGTACGCCGCCTCGGCGGCGACGTCGAAGCCGTTGACGGTGGCGGTGCCCGCGTCGGCCTTCAGCAGCGTGGCCAGAATCTTCACCACCGTGGTCTTGCCCGCCCCGTTCGACCCGAGCAGTGCGAAGATGTTGCCGCGAGCGACCTCGAAATCCACTCTGCGCAGCACCGCCAGCTTCCCGTACGACTTCTCCAATCCCTGCACGCTGATCGCTGGTGCAGAGGTCACTCCGGCGGTCATGAGGGGGTGCTTCCGTCCTCTGCCTCGGCCTGAGCGATCGTGCCCACCAGCCGCTGCTGCTCCTTGTGCTGCTCCTTGTCGATCCACTCCTTGTCACTCCACCCAGCGGCGGCGTACTTGCTCAGCAGCATGTCGGCGAATCGGAGGGGATCAGCGCCGACGACCTCGCGGATCGGGGTGCCATCGGCCGCGGCCCGCTCGAAAACCTCCGCAAGCTCCTGGTACAGGTCCACGAGGACATCGCCCTTCGTGACCGCGCCCGTGATCGCCTCGCCGTTGATCACGCGGTAGATCAGGTACCGCTCCAGCGCCTCGACCGCCCTCCGGTAGGCAGTGGGGAGCGTCTTTACCCGCGCCCTGTGCTCCCGCCACCGCCGCTTGTCAGCGAGGTCACCGGCGACCTTCTCGATGAAACCCGACATCATCCTGCCTCCTCGTCATGGAGCCGCCCCCGCCCTGTGCGAGAAGCTCCTGCATCAGGATGCAGGGTTGATGCAGGATCAAGGTCAAGGCCAATTTCGCTAGGTACCGAACGTCAGCGCCCGGAGCGCACGTACTCCCTGGGCGGGGACGACGCCGTTGCCGAGGGCGGTGAGCTGTTCGGCCTGGGAGAGTTGAAGTCGGGATCGTTCACCCATCCGTGGGGCAGTCCCATTAGCCATTCAACGAACCGGGGCGCGGGCCGGTACTGCCCTTCATCGCTCCCGATGCCGCCGGGAACCCGGCGGGCCGTTCAAGGCCAGGTCGATGACCTGATGGGACAGGGCGATCGTGCCGCGCCGGGCGCGTACCCGCTCCAGGCTCTCCCCGCCGCGGGCGGCGTCGGAGGCCAGTGGGGTCCGGAACAGCGTGGCGGGCGAGGATGAAGATGCGAAAGCGTGTGTGGGGTGCTCCGATGTCGGAAGCGGGTGGGCCGAGCCAGCGTGCGTCATACCCGAGGTCGGCCAGATCGCCGAGTACGCCGCCAAGTGCCCGCAGAGGTCGAGCTGACTGGTCTCCCAGATGCGACGGGTCGGATTCCACACCGCGAATGGCACCGCCCCCGATTGCGGGGTCGGGGGTTGCGAGGATGGGTTGCGTCCATCGTCGTTGTCTCCTTCCGGGGTCGGGCGGGTCGCGGTTGCCGAGAGCAGGCCGCACACGTTCTCGGCGACGACCCACTCCGTTTGCAGCACGTCGATCGCCTCGGCCATGCGCGCCCACAGGCCCGAGCGCGTGCCCGGTGCGAGGCCGACCATGCGCCCGACCGTGGACACGCGTCCTGGCAGGGGAACCCGCCACAGACCACATCGACGGGCTCGACCGTGCGCCAGTCGATCATTGTGATGTCGCCCAGGTTCGGCGCGCCCGGCCAGTGATGGGAGAACACGCGGGCTACCGCCGGGTTGAACTCGGAGAACCACACCGCCGCCTACGACTCCGAGCACGACGACCGCGCTGATGAGCCGACCAACTGAACGACCGAACGAGAGGGCCACCGGGGGACGCTGCCCCGGTGGTGGCCCTCTCCGTCTCACACGCTGATCGCGGACACCTCGACCGGCGCCCCGCCACACGACCTTGCCGGCAACTCCCGCTCCGTGAGCGATCCGCAGGGGGTGCTTAGGAGCGGGCAGTGCTGCGGTGAGTTCTTCGACGATGTCTCGAGCGTCGGGCAGCGATCGGGCCAGGCGATCGAGTTTGGTGACTACCAGTGTGTCGTCAGCTCGGCAGGCGGCCAGCGCTTCGCGCAGTTCGGCTCGCCGTCGCCACGGTTCTCCGTGGTACTCCAGAAGGATGGTCGTGTGGGACGCGGCGGTCAGCTCTTCTTCAGCTCCTCAGCGAGCATCACGAGGATGCCGCTGGGGCCGCGGAGATACGTGAGCTTGTAGACGTCCCCGTAGGTCGCCACGCCGCGCAGCGGGTGGCATCCGTGCCTCGCGGCGATCTCGAGGGCCTCGTCGATGTTGTCGACCGAGAACGCGACGCGGTGCATGCCGATCTGGTTAGGCCGGGTCGGCTCCGTCTCGATCGCGTCGGGGTGGATGTACTCGAACAGCTCGAGGCGACCGTTGCCGTCTGGCGTCTGGAGCATGGCGATGTTGGCGTGGTTGCCGTCCAGGCCGACGGCGGTGTCGGTCCACTCTCCACTGACCGTGTCACGACCGAGGACGCTCAGACCGAGGTCGGTGAAGAAGAGGATCGTCGCTTCGAGGTCGCGGACGGCGATGCCGACGTTCTGGAGTTTGATGGGCATACGGTGCACGTTACCCAGCCGGGGCGATTCGTTCAGGTCCATGGCATCACCCGCGTGATCACCGGGCACAGTGCGACGTCCCCATGCATGCCCGGTCATCGATCGGCCTACGGGACGATTGAAGGTCCAAACGCTCGGAATCCGACAGCTGAAGGCGTTCTGTGGCCGATCCCGACAAGCGGATGGGTTGGGAACCGCGGCGCTCGCGGCGGAATGACGCACTCTCGAAGCGCGGCGCTGGAACGAGCAGGTCGCGGCCTGTGCGGATGTCCGGTGCCGCTCACGATGTTGCGTGCCTCTTGTTGTACGAGCCTTCGGTCGGCAATCCGCGAGAGGAGGCCTCGGTGGTGGCCAACCGGCCGCTTCGGCGCCAACTCGGCACAGGGCTGACTCCGCGCCTGGAGCGAGCTCGACGGGTGAAGCCGGAGCATTGCGCGATAGGAGTGCGTCCTGTACCGTCACATTAGACCGATCGGTCTAATCACAGGCTGATCGTCGCCGAGAGGGGAAACCGATGCGCGTTGCCAAGGACGAGGTCGAGATTCGGATGGAGATTCCAGGCGCGGTGATCCGTCAGCGGATGGATTTCGGCGACGCGAGCAGACTCGGGGCGATTGGCGGTGAGTACTTCAGCCTCTCGGCGGGGGTCGACATGACGCCGCTGTTCGAGGGGCTTGAAGGTGACCTGTGTCAGTGTCCCCACTGGGGCTTCGTCTTGAGCGGCCAGCTGACGACCACCGATGCGGACGGCGCACGTGAGACGGTCACGGCCAACGATCTGTTCTACTGGCCGTCTGGGCACAACGTGAAGGTCGACGCCGACGCCGAGTTCGTGATGTTCAGTCCCCAGGTGGAGCACAGCGAGGTCATCGAGCACATGCGCGGAAAGGTGAACGCCGGCTAGTGGCACGAGAGACGGGCGCAACCGCGCAGACGATGCATTCGACGAAGCAGCGCCTGCTCGATGCCGGTCTGCCCATGCTCTTGCAGCACGGCTACAACGATCTGGGCGTTCAGGCGCTGCTGGCCGCGACGGGTATTCCGAAGGGGTCCTTCTACCACCACTTCCGAGACAAGGAGGACTTCGCGCTCCAGGTCGTCGATCAATACATGCAGGGCGTGCATGCCGGGCTCGACGACTGTCTCGGCGACATCACACGCGCTCCGCTCGACCGGGTGCGCTCCTTCTTCGAGGCGACGCAGGAGCACTACCGGATCGAGGGTTACATGGGGTGCCTGCTGGGCGGGCTCGGCCAGGAGCTCTCGGGGGTAAGCGACGTCTTCCGGCGCAAGATCGAGGAGTGCTTCTCACAGATCGCAGCGCGGGTCGCCGTCTGTCTGGAAGAGGCCCGGCAGCGAGTGGACATCTCGCCCGAGTCCGATCCGAAGCAGATGGCGAGCTTGCTCGTCGACTGCTGGGAGGGTGCCGCTCTTCGTAGCCGACTGCGGCGTGACCCGGGCCCGCTGAACGCGATGCTCAACTTCTACTTCCGGTCAGCGGGCACTGGCTGAACATCATCGCCGCGCGTTCGCGGCGGCCTACCCGTCTCGTGCGATCGGGGTGCTGGGATCGCGGGAGGTAACGGGCTCGATCTCATTGACCCGGAGACGACGGATGCCGTGTCTGGCTACGACATCACCGACGTAAGCTCACCGCCCGAGCCCCCGGCGCCCGTCCCCGTGACGCCGGGGCTCACCATCTCCGCTTGTCGTCATCGGCGCGGACCGTCGGGCGGGGCGGTCATTCCTGCTCCGTCCGGCGACGTCGCCGTGTCGCCGGTTTGGCTGGCTCGTCGGGCGGGGACTGTTCCTCGTCATTGGTCGCGAGTCGGGCCTCGGCGCGGTCAGCGCGCCGCCCCTCGTCGCGGGCCTCGGTCACCGCGGTGTCGCGTTCGCCGCGCAGCTGCTCGACCTGGGCGTCGTAGCTGGCGCGCGGCGTCGCGTTCGGCGGCCGCGGCCGTTACCTCGTCGGAGCCCTACCGAGGGCGAACGGGCAGGTCGAGCGTCGCGGCGGCTCGCTTGATGCTGTCGAGGACGGCTCGGATCGCGGGACGGCGCGCGGCCTCCGGATGGTGCGCGACGACGAGTCGGCGCCGGATCGGCCGGGTCAGAGGGAACACGTCGACGTGGTCAGGGCAGAAGACCTTCCCCAGGTCGGACATCAGCGTGATACCGGCACCCGCGGCGACCATGGCGAGCGCGGTGGCCTGCTCGTCGACCTGGTGGGTGATCCTGAGGTCGAAACCGGCGCGGCGGCAGGCGGACCGCACGGCGCGGCCGTAGTACGTGTGCGGGCCTGAGATGACCCAGTCGAGGTCAGCGAGATCGGCCAGCCGGACGGGCCCGTCGGTGAACTGCCCCTCGGGTGCCGCGAGGTGGAGGTCCTCGACGCACACCGAGACGGTTCGCAGGCCGCTCGGCCACGGCTCTGTCGCATCCGGGTAGTCGATCATGAACGCCAGGTCGAGGTGGCCGTGCCGAAGGTCGACGACGGCGTCCTCGGGGTCGGTCTCGCGGGTGGTGAGGCGGATCTCGGGATGCTGCTCGGCGAGGTCGTTCGTGACCAATGGCACGATCGCGGCCGACACCGTGGAGAAGACGCCGACCATCAGTTCGGCCGCCAACGTGTCACGTACCTGTTCGACCGCGGCCTGGGCCTGCTGCTCGGCGTCAAGGATGATCTCGGCGTGCTCGGCGAGCACACGTCCCACATCGGTGAGCCGTACGCCACGACCGACGCGTTCGAGCAACGGAGCACCGACCTCGTCCTCGAGCGCGGCGAGTTGCTGCGACACCCCCGAGGGCGAGTAGTGCAGGGCTCTGGCCGCGGCGCTGACCCCGTCGCGGCGCGCGACCTCGCGGAGCATCCGCAGCCGGTGCAGCGCCAGTTCCATGCACAAATCGTAAACGATATGGTGCGCTCTTCTTCACTGGACGTACAAGCCGAGGCCTGCCCAAACTGAACGCGCGGCCCGCGCACATCGATGTTCCAGGAGAGGACGCAAGTTGACCGGTATGGTGCTCGACGGAGCCGGCTGGTTTGGCGGTATCGCGGTCGCGACGGCCTATGTGTTGCTCGCCACCCGGCGTCTCACCGCAGACGCCCGATTGTTCCAGGTGCTCAACATCATCGGCGGTGTCCTGCTGACGGCGACGACGCTCTACCGCCACGCGGTGCCGAACACGGTCATCAACGTGGTGTGGATCGTCTTCGGCGTGTACGGGTTGGCCACCGCGCGGCGTCGGCGACGGCGCGCACGCCTGGCCCCGCCCGTGGCACCACTGGATGACGACGCCGAGCCATACCCCGTGTCGACCAACGCCATCCCGGAGCTCGCCGAGGCACGGTGACCGCGAGGTCGGAGCGCTACCCGCGCGCTGCCGCCGGCCGGGTGGCTGTGTCAACCCGAGCTAGCCCCGCTGTGACGGTTTGCCTTGGCCCCGCCATTGTGCGAGAACCGGCCTATGAGCCTTCACCCGCGCCCGTCTGGTCCGGCCCGGTGACCGCTTCCGGTCGCCGCCGGGGCGAGCCCGACCATCCTTGGCGCTGTATCGACCTCGAGGTCTATGAGCAACACATGAGCGACGCACGGTGGGCAGCTTCAGCAGCTCCACGACATCACCGCGGAACAGCTCGCGGCCTACCCGTCTCGTGCGATCGGGGTGCTGGGGATCGCGGGAGGTAACGGGCTCGATCTCATTGACCCGGAGACGACGGATGCCGTGTTTGGCTACGACATCAACGCCGACTACCTCGACGTCTGCAAGGCCCGCTATCGCGACGGCCTCGGGGCTCGGCTCCATCTGATCGAGACGAGCATCGACCGCTGCTTGACGATCGAGCGCGTTGACCTTCTCATCGCCAACCTCATCATCGAGTACGTGGGCGCCGAAGAGTTTGTCGCCTTCGCGGCCGCGAATGCCGGCTCCATCGGGGTGCTGTCATGTGTGATCCAGCGCAACGAGGCGGCAAGTTTCGTCAGCGCGACGGACTACTCAGCGTCGTTCGACGGACTCGCCTCGGTGTCGTCCGATGTCGACCCTGAGATGCTAGGCGCAACCATGTCGGTTGCAGGGTTCGTCGCCTTGGGCCGCTGGGAGCATTCCTTGCCCAACGGCAAGACCCTCATCCGGCAGGACTTCCGTCCGGGTGCCCGAGTCGGGACGAGATAGTCAGTTGTTCGTTAGGCGGACTTCCCACGTGCCTTCCGGGCGTGGGCGAGGCGGTAGCTGCGTCAAGGATCGATTGCTGGTCGGGGTGCATGTACCGCGCCGTGACCGTCGGGTCCTGATGACCGGCCACCCGTTGCAACAGGTGCAGCTCGACCCCGGCATCACCGCTCGAACCCGAGGATGGCCGAATGGGCTCCGCACCAGGGAACATCGAACCCTCTCCCGCACGTCGGAAGGCCATGCCGCACCCGGAAGCACGTTCGCGACACCCCGTCTTCGTGGCCACGGCCGCCGCGGCCCTGGTGTGTGCACTCGGCGGCGGAGTCGCGATCGTCGACCCGTTCCACCTCACGTACAGCGGCGAGTTGACCGCCATGGGAGTCGCCGGGTTCTTCTTGTTCCTCGCGGTGACCTTCGTGCTGGCGCCCTGGCCCATGGCGGCACGGATCGGCGCTGCCGTCGGGGCGGGTGTCCTCGGCCTGGCGTTGGTCGTGCCGATGGCCTGGCTCATGGCGGTCTTCACCGACCGTATGTCCGTCGTCAGGTCGACGAAGGCGGACGACGGACACGAGCTCGTCGTGCTGTGGCGGTATTACTCCATCGACCGGATACCGGAGATCCGGCTGCGCAAGGGCACCGGCCCGTTCCGCCAGGAGTCGGTGGTCTACAGCGGGCCGGAGGAGGGTGCGCTCCCCACGACAGTGCGGTTCTCTGGCGAGAGCCGCGTCACCTTCACAGTCGGCGACTGCACGTTCGCGTCCTGGTACGACCCCTGGACGCTGAAGGTCGACCACGTCCACGGCTACCGACCCGGTTGCTGATCGATCGTCAGAACCGCTCGGCGCCGCGCCACCACCACACCGTGACGGCCGTGCCGGCGAACGCCGTACCGGCCACGAGCAGATAGCCGATCTCGGCAGGCGTGAGAGCGAGCCAGGAGGCCTTGAGACGCCTGGGGGTCAAGAGCTCGTGGGTTCAAATCCCGCCAGCCAGGTCAACGCGGTGTGGCGGAGCCCCGTGTCTCACGAGGCCGGTAAGTCCGAGCTTCGCCACGGTCGCGTCCCGGTCCGTGGCGTTCCGCAGCGTGGCTGAAGGCGGCGGTGGTAGTCATCCTGCGGCGAAGCCGATGCAGGTGAGGATGAATCCGGCGAGGAGGAGCCAGGAGCGAATGCCTTGGAAGAGCTCCCACCGGTTGCGGGTGTTCTTCCAGTCGGTCGGGGGCTGCTTCGCGTTCCAGCGGCCGGTGGCGAGGTTGACCGGCACGTTGAAGATGATGGTCGACACGAGCGCGGCGCCGTAGGCGACGACCGCGAGCCAGCGCCACAGGTGTGGGCCGGCCTGGTCGGCGATGTGGCCCGTGGAGGCGACGCCGATCGCGATAGCCAGGGTCGCGGTCATCAGCACCGGCATGACTCGGCCGAAGGTGCGCAGCAGACCCTGTTCCACCGCGATGTGGTGCTCGACCGGGAGACGGCGGATTACCGGGTGCACGAAGGCGTAGGAGCCGAACTCGGCGCAGGCGGTGAACCCGCCGACGACCAGTGCGGACAGGCCGAGGTAGTCCATCGCGGCTCACCTACTCTCGGGGACGTCGATGTCGATGCCGACCCGGCCCGCGGCGACGGCGCGGGCGATCTCGGCGTCGCTGACGTGCCGGTGTGTGTCGCGGGCCAGCCCAGCGGGGCGGGCGTAGGAGGGGATGGCATCGACCAGGCGCCGCAGCGCGGCCGCGGTCTGGTTCGGGTCGGCCATGGCGGTGGCGGTGCCGGCGACGACGCGGCCGCGCAGCCACAGCCGCACCGGAGCCGGGGCGGTGAAGTTGCGCCACCAGGGCGAGTCAGTGGTCAGCACGATCCGGTGCGCATGATCGAGCACATAGGCCACCGGGGCGCGGAAGGTGCGGCTGGTCTTGCGACCGGTGAACTCGAGGAGCAGGTAGCGGGCGCTGAGGATCCGGTGCAGCGGGGAGCGTAGGACGAGCGCCGGAATGTGGTTGGCCGGGTTGGGCATGGGGGCTCCTTCCCACGTAAGTTAACAAGTGATAAGTTAGCGTCAGTTCAGGTTGGTGTCAACGAAAGGGCCAGTACCGTGGCGCGGTCACGCAACCGGAAAGGGCAGGGGCATCAGCTGCGCGAGGAGATCCTCACCGCGGGACTGGAGGTCCTCGCCGCCACGTCCGACGCCCGCCAGGTCACCATCCGCGCCGTCGCGGTCGCGGCCGGCGTGAGCCCCCCTGCGATCTACCTGTACTTCCCGGACCGGGCCGCGTTGCTACGCGCGCTCGTCGACCGCGGCTTCGGCCTGTTCGACACCCACCTCACCAGAGCCACCGAGAACGTCGAGGAGCCGGCCGGACGGCTGCGGCGGCTCTGCCTCGCCTACCTGGACTTCGCTCACACTCACCCCGGCGTCTACCGGGTCGTGTTCAGCGCGGCCGGCCTGGGCCCCGCCGAACTGGGTGTCGCCGACGGCGAAGAGCATCCCGGGCGGGCATCACTCACTGCCCTGGTAGCCGCCGTCGCGGCGTGCGGCCACCCTGGCGACGACCCGTTCGGCAAAGCCGTCCAACTCTGGTGCATGCTGCACGGCCTCGCCGACCTCAAGCTGACCAAACCAGAACTCGACTGGCCACCCATCGATCGCCTGATCGACCAGACCCTCACCGACCTCCAACTCACCGGCACGCCACCCACCGTCCACTCGCCACGGCGAGCGGAATAGTCCGGCACGACACGAGTGTCAAGAAGGCCTTCGGCTGTAGGGTTCGAGCAATCTGACAGGTCGCAGCATGCTTGGGCGGGGGATGGGTTGACTGCACGCAAGGTTGGCAGGGTAGCGCTGATCGTGCTCGGGTCCGTCATAGCGATCTACTTCATCGTTCGCGCAGTGGTCGAGCTCTTCGTGGTGGACTTCGGCGATCCGAGCAGCTACAGCGACGCATGGGGCGGTCCCTCCCTCGCCGGCGTACTGGCCGTCCACTGCGGCCCTGGCCTCATCTCTTCCGTGGTCATGGGGTATCTCCTCACCCGTCGAGCAAGGCGATCACGGCGACGCCAAACACCTCGCACGCCCCGGTAGTGCATGTCTGCGCGCACTTATGAGCTCCGATCCTGCTGCTAGGTTCGGCCGCGAACGTGGCATGGAGGCGTGACGATGACTGCCGGACCGAGGAGTCTGCAAGAGGCGCTGGTGCAGGAGATGCCGTGGTACGTCTCGGCTGCCGTCCGCTTCCAGATGGCCGTCGCCGACCAGATGGGCATGCCGTTGGCCGACGTGCACGCGGTGGGTGCGTTGCTCGAGGTAGGGCCCACGGGCGTCAGGCAGCTGGCCGAGGTGATGGGCATGACCACCGGCGCGGTCACGCGGCTCGTGGACCGACTCGAGGGTGGTGGCTTCGTCCGCAGGGACCCGGACCCGACTGACCGCAGGCGGGTGGTTCTGCGGGTCGTGCCCGAGCGCGTCGAGGCCATCTCCCGCTACTACGAGTCGATGGGCGACCGTTGGCGCCGGACGGTGGACGGGTACTCGGACGCCGAGCTGCGGTTCCTGCTGGACTTCCTGCGCTCGGGTCGCGCGGATGCCCAGGCGGAGACGGCGCGACTGCGTGCCGACGGCCGTCGGCACGGCGCCAGGAAGCGCCGGGCCACCGGCGGAGACGCGGCTACCCCCGACTGAGCTCGGGGAGTCCCCTGAATCATCCCGGATAGCTGCTTGAAGCACTTGCTGCTTCTAGCAGCTATTGGTTGACTCTACTCGCCCGGCGCCACCAGCCGAGCCCGGCCAGAGCCGGATGCCGATCGCTGAGGAGCGTCGATGAGTACCCATGCACCACGACTGCCGAAGGTAGGGGAACGGCTCCAACCGTTCCTCCTGGTCGTCCCGTTCACGGCCGTCATCACCGGCTGGTTCAACCTCTCCGAGGCCCTTCCCGTCCCCCTGGCCGTGGTGATCGGAGCCTCCTGGGGAGTCGTCCTGGGGCTGCTCGGGATCTGGGTGAAGCGGAGCATGAGGCTGCGGGCCGGGCTCGAGGACATCGTCGTCGCGGCCGGCGTCGTCGCGGTGGCGTTCGCCGCCTGTGGCGGCCTGGCGTTCTTGCTGACGTTCGGTGGAGCC harbors:
- a CDS encoding TetR family transcriptional regulator — translated: MVGRVGHGGSFPRKLTSDKLASVQVGVNERASTVARSRNRKGQGHQLREEILTAGLEVLAATSDARQVTIRAVAVAAGVSPPAIYLYFPDRAALLRALVDRGFGLFDTHLTRATENVEEPAGRLRRLCLAYLDFAHTHPGVYRVVFSAAGLGPAELGVADGEEHPGRASLTALVAAVAACGHPGDDPFGKAVQLWCMLHGLADLKLTKPELDWPPIDRLIDQTLTDLQLTGTPPTVHSPRRAE
- a CDS encoding MarR family transcriptional regulator is translated as MTAGPRSLQEALVQEMPWYVSAAVRFQMAVADQMGMPLADVHAVGALLEVGPTGVRQLAEVMGMTTGAVTRLVDRLEGGGFVRRDPDPTDRRRVVLRVVPERVEAISRYYESMGDRWRRTVDGYSDAELRFLLDFLRSGRADAQAETARLRADGRRHGARKRRATGGDAATPD